The Microcystis panniformis FACHB-1757 region CCCCTGTTACTCTGGCAATTCCTCGTCAGGAAATTCGTTCGAGTAAGAGTTTGTCAATTAATTGTTTGGTTTCGTCAGAGACGGTTTTATTAGTGGGATTGCTCACAAACTGACGACCACATTCTTTACCTTGACGTTTGGGTTTTCCATTATGAATAGAACCATTCTTGATCCTATGGTGAGAACCACAATTAGGACAGGGGAACGGAGGTGAAGGGGGTATTTTGTTCGGTGCTAGACTGATATTTGAGTAAGCCAGACAGGAGCCAGAAAAAGATATTTATCAGAAAAGTCATGAGCAAGCTAGAGGTTTAAAGACTGAGCGGGTTCCAATTATTTTTATTAATAAATATTTTACACAATTCATACCAGGTAAGCAAGAGAGCTACGCCACTACTACCGAATAATTACCCAGACTTTTTTGTTGTTTCATTAATTCTTTTAAATCTTCTACTGACTCAACAATATCAATTTTGGGTACGACTGGCATCGCTAATTTATCCACTTAATCATCTTTTCTATAAGTATGCCATAGTTTTTGAAATTTGGTATAAGTAGCTGGTTATAATTAAATTAAAAATAGATTTTAGGTTCGATTCCCCCTGTCCCCCTTGATAAGGGTAGGGCTGTTTCATTCTCCCATCAGAATATCAAAAGTAAAAGCGATCACTGTCTTTGTAAAATGAGAAGTGAACGCGAACTTTTGAAAGATATGTTGAGCTTAATAGAAAAACTAAAACAAGTCAAGGACTTTCGGAAAGATCAAGGAAAAAGACACCCTTTATGGATAGTATTAGTAGTAATAATACTGGGAACAATGCTAGGATACTCAGGTTAGAGAGAACTAGGAGAGTTTGCTAAAAATAATCGGCACAGGCTCAGTCAAGAATTTAACATAATTCCAGAAAGAGTCCCGTCCTATTCAACAATTAGAAGGGTAATGATGGGAGTTGACTGGCAGAGTTTGTTAAAAATGTTTAATGAATGGGCATTAGAAGAATATGGACAAAGAGATGACATAAATTGGCTAGGGATGGATGGAAAAAGTCTCAAAAACACCCTAAAGAATCCTAATAATGAACAACAAAATTTTATCATGTTTGTCTCATTGTTTAGTCAAGAAAGTGGCTTAGTATTACACTTAAAAAGAATCGAAAACAAAAAAGGGTCTGAAATCAACGAAGGTCAAGCTATAATTGAGGATTGCTCTCTCCAAAATAAAGTTTTTACCGGGGATGCTTTACACTGTCAGAAAAAAACAATCAGCTTAATAGCCAAGACTAAAAATGATTATGTTATCACCGTTAAAGGAAATCAGAAAAATCTTGATCAGCGAATACAAGACCTGAGTAATTCCTCAAAGCCAGAAAGTTGCTTTCTCGAACAAGATAATAGTCATGGACGAAAAATATCAAGAAAAATAGAAGTTTTTAAAGTGAGGAAAGATGAAAGACAGGGGTTTGAAAATCTGCGAAGAGTTATTAAAGTAGAAAGAAGGGGTAGTCGCAGGGATAAAACCTATGAAGAAACAGCTTACTATATCAGTAGCCTAACTGAATCCGCTCAAGTATTTGCTAAAATTATTCGAGGACATTGGAAAATAGAAAATCAGTTACATTGGGTAAAAGATGTAATTTTTGAGGAAGATAAAAGCGAGATAAGTGATTTTCAAGCGGCCAGCAATTGGTCAATTCTCACAACTATAGGATTGAATCTTTTCGGCTCTTCGGTAACTGTTATGCAAATAATTAACTTAAAATAAAATTCGATGAGACTGCCTACGCCTAAAAGTAGCTGAAACCCATACAGGGAAAAACTTAAGGTACAAACAGGTTAATGCCAAAAGATAGACAATTGAGTTAAGATTTGATATAATAGCCAAAAACCAGAGTATTTTACTTATGATACTTGACAAATTTTTGAACCTACAAGGAACGTCTATTCAAGGCTATCGACACCTAGAAAATATCGGTATAGTTTGACGAATCGAATCGAAAAATCAAAAAGCAACCTGTCCTCGTTGTGGGTTAGAGAGCGATAAACTACACCAAAATCATCGACATTTAGTCAAAGATTTACCAATTTCAGGACAACCAGTGTACCTACAAGTTAATCGTCGTCAATTTAAGTGCGATAATTGTCGAAAACCCTTTAGCGAAGAGTTAGATTTTGTCGCCAAGAAACGAACCTATACGAAAAGACTAGCCGAGAATATACTCGAACAATTAAAATCAGGAGATATTTTAAATTTTAGCCGAAGAAATGACGTAACGGAAGAAGAGATTCAAAGAATGATAGAGGACATAGCTGAAGAAATTACAGAGACAGACCTATCGAAATTAAAAAGGCTAGGAATTGACGAAATCGCTCTAGTCAAAGGACAAAAAAATTACTGTGCAGTTTTAGTAAATTTAGATACGGGAAAACTAATAGCTATTCTAGAGAAGCGAACACAAGAAGAATTGAGGGAAACGCTTACAGGGTGGGGAAAAGAGGTGTTAGAGCAAATTGAAGAAGTCAGCATAGACCTTTGGTTGCCCTATAAAAATTTGGTGAAAGAATTGATGCCATCGGCCGAGGTAGTCGCCGATAGATTTCATGTAATGAAACAAATTAATCAAGAGTTAGACGAACAGAGAAAAGCAGAAAAAAGAGCGGTAGAAGCGCAGAAAAATAAAAAACAGAAAGCGTAAAAAGAAGCAAAGCTAGAAGTTTTAAAGCGAAGTAAATATAGTCTGTTAAAAAATGAAGAAGATTTAACGGAAACTCAAAAAATCAAACTAGAAGCTATCAAAGAAAAATTCCCAAATTTGAAAAAGATGCAGGAATTAAAGGAAGAATTTAGAAAGATTTATGAAACCTCAGAGAATTCGACAGAGGGAATGCTATCTATCTCAGAATGGTTGGCAAAATCCTCCAGTGTTTTTACCAAGAGTTGTCAAACAATCCGAAACTGGTTTGGAGAAATAATTAGTTATTTCGAGCGAAGGACAACGAATGGGGTGGTCGAGGGAATCAACAATAAACTTAAACTAATAAAACGGAGAGCCTATGGCTTGAGAAACTTTCGTAATTTTTGGGTTAGAAGTATGTTATCTTGGCATCTTGTATGTTGATTTAGCATAAAGAGTAACGAAGAGCCATCTTTTCAGAGGTTTGGGTTTTCTCTCAATAACAGAGGGACAGAGGTGGTTAGCTGAACGTTGGGAAAAACTGATAGTTTTATCGACGTAAGAAGCAGAAAAATTAGCTAAGTTAACAGGATGTACTCTCGGACAATTTCAAGAGAGATAGGCTTTTAGTGGCTTGGGAACAAGCTTTATCAATTTATTCATAATAAATTTGGCAGAGGATTAAAGATTAGTTATTGTGACTAACTCTTTTGGTTAGAAAAAGATAAACTTGAGAATCTTCGGTCAAATTTATTGACTCAAAATCAGCTATACTTAATTTAAATGAAACAGCCCTACTTGATAAGGGGGGGTGCCGATCCCCCCTGCCCCCCTTGATAAGGGGGGTGCCGATAGGCGGGGGATCCCCCTTGATAAGGGGGGTGCCGATAGGCGGGGGGATCCCCCTTGATAAGGGGGGTGCCGATAGGCGGGGGGATCCCCCTTGATAAGGGGGGTGCCGATAGGCGGGGGGATCCCCCTTGATAAGGGGGTGCCGATAGGCGGGGGGATCCCCCTTGATAAGGGTAGGGTTGATTCATTTAAATTAAGTACAGCTAATTTTGAGTCAATAAATTTGACTGAAGATTCTCAAGTTTATCTTTTTCTAATCAAAATAGTTAGTCACAATAACTAATCTTTAATCCTCTGCCAAATTTATTATGAATAAATTGATAAAGCTTGTTCCCAAGCCACTAAAAGCCTATCTCTCTTCAAATTTTCTGAGAGTACATCCTGTTAATTTAGCTAATTTTTCTGCTTCTTACGTCGATAAAACTATCAGTTTTTCCCAACGTTCAGCTAACCACCTCTGTCCCTCTGTGATTGAGAGAAAACCCAAACCTCTGAAAAGATTCAATCCTATGGTTGTGAGAATTGACCAATTGCTGGCCGCTTGAAAATCACTAATTTCGCTTTTATCTTCCTCAAAAATTACATCTTTTACCCAATGTAACTGATTTTCTATTTTCCAGTGTCCTCGAATAATTTTAGCAAATACTTCGGCGGATTCGGTTAGGCTACTGATATAGTAAGCTGTTTCTTCATAGGTTTTATCCCCGCGACTACCCCTTCTTTCTACTTTAATAACTCTTCGCAGATTTTCAAACCCTTTTCTTTCATTTTTCCTCACTTTAAAAACTTCTATTTTTCTTGATATTTTTCGTCCATGACTATTATCTTGTTCAAGAAAAAAACTTTCTGGCTTTGAGGAATTACTCAGGTCTTGTATTCGCTGATAAAGATTTTTCTGATTTCCTTTAACGGTGATAACATAGTCATTTTTAGTCTTGGCTATTAAGCTGATTGTTTTCTTCTGACAGTGTAAAGCATCCCCAGTAAAAACTTTATTTTGGAGAGAGCAATCCTCAATTATAGCTTGCCCTTCGTCGATTTCAGACCCTTTTTTGTTTTCGATTCTTTTTAAGTGTAATACCAAGCCACTTTCTTGACTAAACAATGAGATAAACATGATAAAATTTTGTTGTTCATTGTTAGGATTCTTTAGGGTGTTTTTGAGACTTTTTCCATCTATGCCTAGCCAATTTATATCATCTCTTTGTCCATATTCTTGTAATGCCCATTCATTAAACATTTTTAACAAACTCTGCCAGTCAACTCCCATCATTACCCTTCTAATTGTTGAATAGGATGGGACTCTTTCTGGAATTATGTTAAATTCTTTACTCAGCCTGTGCCGATTATTTTTAGCAAACTCTCCTAGTTCTCTATAACCTGAGTATCCTAGCATTGTTCCTAGTATTATTACTACTAATACTATCCATAAAGGGTGTCTTTTTCCTTTATCTTTCCGAAAGTCCTTGACTTGTTTTAGTTTTTCTATTAAGCTCAACATATATTTAAAAAGTTGGCGGTCACTTCTCATTTTACCTGATAGTGATCGCTTTTACTTTTGATATTCTGATGGGAGAATGAAACAGCCCTACTTGATAAGGGGGGTGCCGATAGGCGGGGGGATCCCCCTTGATAAGGGGGGTGCCGATAGGCGGGGGGATCCCCCTTGATAAGGGGGGTGTCTGATAATTTTTAACGCCTACCTACTTAACTACCTCCTGCCTCCTACCTCCTGCCTCCTGCCTCCTGCCTCCGTTAACAGTTCCCATCTGTTGCCCCTAAGCTTTCTGTTCCTGTTTAGATTTATGTAGGGGATCCATATAAATCTCTAAGCGCTTAAATACCACAGAGGAAAGGGTAGTTAAAACCAAATAAACTAAAGCAACAGCGATATAAATCTCGAAAGCTTTATAGGTAGTGGCTACCATTAATTGACCTTGCCGGAATAATTCTTCAAAACCGATTACTGCCGCTAAACTGGTATCTTTAATTAGGGTAATAAATTCATTCCCCAAGGGTGGCAACATCCGGCGAAAAGCTTGGGGAAAAATCACCTCGCGCATGGTTTGCACTGGGGACATTCCTAAACTAGAACAAGCTTCCCATTGACCATTATCGATCGATTGAATACCGCCGCGCATAATTTCAGCTAAATAGGCCGCCACATTTAAACTTAGGGCAAATAGGGCCGCCGGTAAACGATCTAAGTCGATATTTAAGCCAATTTCTCGGAACAACCCGGGCAAACCAAAATAGATCAAGAATAATTGCACCAGCATCGGTGTTCCCCGAAAGAAATCCACATATATGCGGCAAATTATTTTTAACCATTTGTAGGGAGAAATCAGGGCAATAGCCACTAAAGTTCCACCGATTAACCCGAAAAGAAAAGACAGAACCGTTAACAGAATTGTCCAGGGAACCCCTTTCACAATCAGGTTATAGAATAATTCTCCCCAGTTAAACCTCGATTCCTGTAAATTCTTTAAAGCTGGGGCAACTAAGGGTAAGACCGGCGGTTTTTCTCCAAACCATTCCCGAAAAATAACATCGTACTGACCACTTTCTATAACTCGACCGAGAGCATCATTAATTAATTGGAGATAGGGGGAATTTTTGGGTAAAGCAATCCCGTAGAATTCCTCCGTTAATAATTCTCCGACTACTTTTACTCCCCGTAAACCCGCTTGTTTAATTGCATACAAAGTCACGGGTTTATCGTTAACTACCGCCTCAACTCGACCATTAATTAATTCCTGCAAAGCTAAAGCCGCCGAGTCAAATTGACTAACTGTTGCCCCCGGTATTTTTGTCGCTTCTAAGGCTCCCGTAGTGCCAATTTGGACGGCAATTTTTTTGCCTTTTAAGTCTTCAAAATTTCTAATCGTCTTATTATCTTCCCGAACAGCGATCGCTAAACCAGCCCTAAAATAAGGTCGAGAAAAAGAAATCGCTTGGGCGCGTTCGGCGGTGATTGTCATGCCACTAATAGCGGCTTCCACTGTTCTTGCTTGTAGGGCCGGAATAATACCATCAAAGGGTAAATTTCTAAAGTCAATGTTGAGATCAGCTTCCTTGCCAATTGCCCGCATTAAATCGATATCAAACCCGGTTAATTGTCCCCCTTGTTGAAATTCAAAGGGTGGAAAAGTCGCTTCTGTGGCGACTCGAAAAGGATTAGGAGGAGTCTGAGAAAAAGCGGGAATAACAGTTAATCCGAGCGCCAAGACTAATCCTAACAAGGCAAAGATGACTCTCTGCACCGCCCGCCCTCGCCAAAATTTAATCATTTTTTAATTGTTTCTCCTTGATTTTTTTACTCAATTAAGTTAAGGATTTGGTCTTACTCCTCACCTAAGACAGATGTAGAGAGACTATTTGAGTATTATGATTATTCCTCTTGATAAAATGTCGTCAAGGATACAATCTAGCAGAAACTAATCTCGATACCTTTATACAGAATGTAAAATTTTTTACGAGAGGACATCATGACCACTACCACCCCTGTGATTGTTAGTGAAGGTTTACGCAAAAGTTACGGCTCTTTAGAGGTACTTAAAGGAGTTACAGGCACTCTTTATCAAGGGGACGTGGTATCGGTAATCGGTCCCTCTGGCTGCGGCAAAAGTACCTTTTTACGCTGTCTCAATCGTTTGGAAACAATTAACGGTGGCCGCTTGGAGGTGATGGGAATTGACATCTCTTCCCCGAAGTTAAATCAATCAGTCCTCCGCAATTTACGCAGCCGGGTAAGTATGGTGTTTCAACACTTCAATCTTTTTCCCCATCTCACCGTTTTACAAAACTTGATGTTGGCCCCCAAGCAAGTGTTACACCACTCGGAAAATGAGGCTAAGGATACGGCAATTCATTATCTGGAAAAGGTGGGTTTGGCCCCAAAAGCCGATGTTTATCCCGACCAATTATCGGGAGGCCAAAAACAACGGGTGGCGATCGCTCGCAGTCTCTGCATGAAACCAGAGGTGATTTTATTTGATGAACCCACTTCGGCCCTGGATCCGGAATTAGTCGGGGAAGTGTTAAACGTTATGCGTCAATTGGCCGATGAGGGGATGACTATGGTAGTCGTCACCCACGAAATGCAGTTCGCTAAGGAGGTCTCTAACAAGGTTTTGTTCTTTAATCAAGGTGTCATCGAAGAAGCAGGTGATCCCGACACCTTCTTTAATAATCCCCACAGCGAGCGCTTACAAGCCTTTTTAAGTCGCATCAATAGTAATTAGGGTTTGCTCAATTCAGGAGATAGGAGACGGTCGATAGGAGACGGTCGACAGGAGACGGTCGACAGGAGACGGTCGACTATTTTTATTTATTCTCCCATCTCCCCTTCTCCCGTTACAGTAGAGCAGGAAGTCGCCTTCCCACCCCCCGCTTCAAAACCGGACTTACGACTTTCGCCGTATCCGGCTCCCAGCAATTCTCATTTTGAAATAAATAGGGTTTGCGGCAAAAAGTTTTTCGTGGGGGTAGGAGTCGGTCGTCAGTAGCCGGTCGTCGGTCGTTTCAGGCTTTGTTGCCCTCTTTTTTTGTACCAGTTTATATACTATAAGAAGGATAATGCAAGGTTTTTGGTAATGATTTGGTAGTAGTGCCGTAGCCCTCTTGCTTCCCTGGTATGAATTGTGTAAAATATTTATGAATAAAAATAATTGGAACCCGATCAGTCTTTAAACCTCTAGCTTGCTCATGACTTTTCTGATAAATATCTTTTTCTGGCTCCTGTCTGGCTTACTCAAATATCAGTCTAGCACCGAACAAAATACCCCCCCCTAGTTCACCTCTATTCCCCTGTCAAGCGTTGTGGTTCTCACCATACTATCAAGAATGATTCTATTCATAATGGAAAACCCAAACGTCAAGGTAAAGAATGTGGTCAACCGTTTGTGATCAATCCCACTAATAAAACTGTCTCTAACGAAACCAAACAATTAATTGATCAACTCTTGCTCGAACGAATTTCCTGACGAGGAATTGCTAGAGTAACAGGGGTAAATTGGTCATGGTAACAAAATTATGTCAACAATAAACTGGCGGCTGTCCCCCGTTAAATAAAGGTTTCGGACAAACCAAAAGGTAAATTGGTTATAGAATGTGATGAGATGTGGTTCTTTGTTTTTTCTAAGACGATAAAGGTTTATATTTGGCGGTTAATTGATAGAAAGACAAGGGAAATTATTGGTTGCTATTTATAGGCCTTCCTTAGAAAATACTTCGTCTTTAATGACTTCTAAATAAGCTTTTCCCCATTTTTGATCGGGTTCTAAATAATTGCCCTCTGCCCATTCATTCCAAGCTTTTATAAAAATAATTCTTTTTTCATGACTTTTAGAAGCAACTTGTTTTAAAGCATCTAAGAGATGAAGCCTAAATAATTCTGGCGTTGAATCAAGGAACACTCTACCATTCACTCCGCTTCTTGGCGAGTTATCCCAATTGGGAAATATGCAAGGATAATTTTCAAACTCTAAATTATTTTTAATGAAGGCACATTCGATAGCTTTTTCATAGGAAAATAGCGTAGGTAGCTTGGGATATTTTTGATCATGTAACTCTTTATTGAGTAATTTTAAAGCTTTCTTATATATTTTTTCAGGCAAAGTTCTTTTAAGACTTATTCTAATACTACGTTCACTAAAAAGATAATCTGGATTGGGAATGGTAGAAGCATCAAATCCATTGGCTTCAGGATTCCAGGAAGGATCTTTAGTCATCCCAACTATATATAGCCCTTTCAGCCCAGATTGAGCAGCTAAATCTCGCCAACAATCGGTGAATTCTCTTGGTATTGGCAAAGCAAGGGGAGAATAAACCACAAAGAGAGGTTTTCCCTCAACAGTAAGATAACGATGATCGCCAAAAGCCTCCAGAAGTGCATAGAAATGATTTTGATAATCTTCGATACCAGGATAGGTTTGACGAATCAGAACTTTATCCGGAGAACCATGCCAAATGCCACTCCAAGTTTGGTTAGCCCAAGCTAGACAGAAAGGGAAATTTGGTTCTTTATCCTGCAAAACTTCATTAAAAGGCTTTTCTAATAAACGGCGGCCACCACCAAACCAATAATGCCAATAACAAAATGCTTCAACTCCATATTTTTGAGCTAATTCTGCTTGAGCAATACGAGTTTCTTGAACACGCAAATCATAATAACCTAAATCAGCAGGAACACGAGGTTGATCGTGACCGGGAAATAAAGGTTTAGCCTTACCTACATTTGTCCATTCTGTAAAACCTTTACCCCACCACTGATCATTTTCTGGAATAGGGTGAAATTGAGGCAAGTAAAAAGCAATAAGTCTAGCTTTAATACTACAAGGTAAACTAGATTGACTGATACTCATAATTAAAAGTTTTTATTAGACTGTAGAAGGTTGAACCTTTTTGGTTAGATTCCCTGGACATTGGGGGGTAATAACAGTTGAAGTTTGCTCTGTTTGAATCGAGTTCCGGTTAATCAGCCGGGGATTGACGTTCTCGTTAATCCAGCTACAAGCCGACGCAAAATCCGAACAGGTATCGGACAACAATTGTTGCTGTTCGCTACCCACTTGAAGCTTTACTACTAGAGTCAGGACTTGTTCCACGGTTGCAGAAAACTCACCACGATGAAGCATAACATATTTAGCGTTGATGCGCTACGCACGTTTTATACTGGCCAACATTCCTCTCCGGCTAACCCTACGGGTCTAACGGGGGCATCCTGCCGACATCTAAGGTGAAAACCGCTATAGATACCAAGGTAACACCATATTGAATGAACTGTATAATTCTGAGGAGTTGGTCTAAAATTTGATGACTGACTTAGCCTTTGAATTGAACAAAGCTCCATAATTCCAGTTTTTTGACTACATCTCTCCAGCCCGTTCATTCTGGGAAACTATTGATTAATTATAAGCCTAACATCTACTTCACCTTTAAGTCAACCTCACGCCTCTGCTAGGATTTTTACCATGAAATTATCATCCATGCTGGCCAAGACTGCGTTTCATCTTCAGGCTCAATAAATTCACAATCTATACGGCGTAGCCGCCCCAAGTTTTCCGCCCCATAACCTCGGCGAACCCGACTAGCATCTTTATTAAAAGTCACATCCAGCACCTAGGGGCGACTATGAGTCAATCTGAAGGGATGACAACCTTAGTTTTCCCGTTAAGTCTGAAAACCATGGCTGGGTCGGGGGCTATCCATAAGTTCTGGCTCAACGGGTTTCTGATTTAGGCTATCAGATACCGCTTTTTTTCCTCGCTCACTACCTCAGATGTACCACGTCTAAAGCAGCAGGAAATGCCGTCACTCTAAGCATCTAGAGGACAGGACTAAGGTTATTACTAACCCGCACCTGTAGGGTTAACGCTCTTCTGGGACTTTCGGAAATCCCCGACGGAATCCAGATTCTGAAACCCTTGGTTGACAAGTGATCGCTAACTTTTTTTCTAATAAAAACTCAAATTTCGGCTCTTCTGGTTTCTGTGTGTAAACGAGGTCTATACTGATAGTTTCTTCTTTCAAAATAGTCCTAAAAGTCTTGCCCAGTAAGCATTTAACCTTACATAAGCAAAAATTATCACACAAAGTCGAGAAGAGCCAAATTTCGGGTTTCTGTTAGTTAGCGATAGCTTGAAGGCTTACCCCATAAGAGAGCTAGAGTTTAGAGACTGTAAGACTTTTGCCAGACTCCCTCCAAGAGCGATATAGCGGTTCTCGCATCTGTGCGGCACACTTAAACCTTTGCTGATTAAGCTGTTCAGGATCGCGAATGTACCTCTTGTGAATCAGAAACGCTATAAAGTTATCAAGGTACTACATTTACCAAGCGGCTAATCCTCTAAACGTCTTACTGTCTA contains the following coding sequences:
- a CDS encoding ISAs1 family transposase, giving the protein MLSLIEKLKQVKDFRKDKGKRHPLWIVLVVIILGTMLGYSGYRELGEFAKNNRHRLSKEFNIIPERVPSYSTIRRVMMGVDWQSLLKMFNEWALQEYGQRDDINWLGIDGKSLKNTLKNPNNEQQNFIMFISLFSQESGLVLHLKRIENKKGSEIDEGQAIIEDCSLQNKVFTGDALHCQKKTISLIAKTKNDYVITVKGNQKNLYQRIQDLSNSSKPESFFLEQDNSHGRKISRKIEVFKVRKNERKGFENLRRVIKVERRGSRGDKTYEETAYYISSLTESAEVFAKIIRGHWKIENQLHWVKDVIFEEDKSEISDFQAASNWSILTTIGLNLFRGLGFLSITEGQRWLAERWEKLIVLST
- a CDS encoding ABC transporter permease subunit (The N-terminal region of this protein, as described by TIGR01726, is a three transmembrane segment that identifies a subfamily of ABC transporter permease subunits, which specificities that include histidine, arginine, glutamine, glutamate, L-cystine (sic), the opines (in Agrobacterium) octopine and nopaline, etc.) gives rise to the protein MIKFWRGRAVQRVIFALLGLVLALGLTVIPAFSQTPPNPFRVATEATFPPFEFQQGGQLTGFDIDLMRAIGKEADLNIDFRNLPFDGIIPALQARTVEAAISGMTITAERAQAISFSRPYFRAGLAIAVREDNKTIRNFEDLKGKKIAVQIGTTGALEATKIPGATVSQFDSAALALQELINGRVEAVVNDKPVTLYAIKQAGLRGVKVVGELLTEEFYGIALPKNSPYLQLINDALGRVIESGQYDVIFREWFGEKPPVLPLVAPALKNLQESRFNWGELFYNLIVKGVPWTILLTVLSFLFGLIGGTLVAIALISPYKWLKIICRIYVDFFRGTPMLVQLFLIYFGLPGLFREIGLNIDLDRLPAALFALSLNVAAYLAEIMRGGIQSIDNGQWEACSSLGMSPVQTMREVIFPQAFRRMLPPLGNEFITLIKDTSLAAVIGFEELFRQGQLMVATTYKAFEIYIAVALVYLVLTTLSSVVFKRLEIYMDPLHKSKQEQKA
- a CDS encoding amino acid ABC transporter ATP-binding protein; the encoded protein is MTTTTPVIVSEGLRKSYGSLEVLKGVTGTLYQGDVVSVIGPSGCGKSTFLRCLNRLETINGGRLEVMGIDISSPKLNQSVLRNLRSRVSMVFQHFNLFPHLTVLQNLMLAPKQVLHHSENEAKDTAIHYLEKVGLAPKADVYPDQLSGGQKQRVAIARSLCMKPEVILFDEPTSALDPELVGEVLNVMRQLADEGMTMVVVTHEMQFAKEVSNKVLFFNQGVIEEAGDPDTFFNNPHSERLQAFLSRINSN
- a CDS encoding glycosyltransferase WbsX family protein — protein: MSISQSSLPCSIKARLIAFYLPQFHPIPENDQWWGKGFTEWTNVGKAKPLFPGHDQPRVPADLGYYDLRVQETRIAQAELAQKYGVEAFCYWHYWFGGGRRLLEKPFNEVLQDKEPNFPFCLAWANQTWSGIWHGSPDKVLIRQTYPGIEDYQNHFYALLEAFGDHRYLTVEGKPLFVVYSPLALPIPREFTDCWRDLAAQSGLKGLYIVGMTKDPSWNPEANGFDASTIPNPDYLFSERSIRISLKRTLPEKIYKKALKLLNKELHDQKYPKLPTLFSYEKAIECAFIKNNLEFENYPCIFPNWDNSPRSGVNGRVFLDSTPELFRLHLLDALKQVASKSHEKRIIFIKAWNEWAEGNYLEPDQKWGKAYLEVIKDEVFSKEGL